In a genomic window of Besnoitia besnoiti strain Bb-Ger1 chromosome XI, whole genome shotgun sequence:
- a CDS encoding hypothetical protein (encoded by transcript BESB_019790) — MEGTTQQSCRGVLGRHQEAQRPLGGGSALASGCLPGVEATKERDWASTHGSPVPPLSSSKPFTSDATPFSVQVESSCSSVWTRLDSPRRRASADGVLLTSFSGSRGSSSLSFSLTSPPMHSWGDLQGNVHDPHQHTLPCKPQMWAPPEKGLPQNGGARETTPQCGEGQYLGASRRDLHYAASFLADAGRPSLHSQGRMPSAPRHDPVSTLESPEGVASGPPAPGRSNAEAARLSCLAGLAEGDMRQQSATEERMCTADYGAKVPFAAAPTGSATRILPAHDEERPTTPGAVSGVGAVGRLEGHASSEQTVVNRATSRARSSDALASSGLAGNLEYASALRQDESARPAHARTTGGNAEDPRQLLDRGMGYPSSSSLRNVSVESPSPGDVLRDVETPVGLTLPRREVEVHPSRQPTSTGEASDDTLATACFPHFPAKALEAASPESRGSADPRDVQATQLRGEASVRDTHAACLEGGACAVCSSAAGRVIPAPRFLSREMVVHAAPPPSGAEASPSGGALPGAAAGAFAHAHGVPALSQGAPDPGTVNQLGRGEAEGRSLGDREGAPRQEGGWERHSEGAAAEGRLPCPRGAPRAPGDAPNRVLQRARQGGAAYPQDQSFCGSRLHQPLPVTGAGQGVPRHGGACMAGASQASATPFGHSPSFPEASASRAAVFPGDVPMAFAGATPVVASSSRPARPLALALHAPSRGLSPSPSATGACDASQTRHPETAPAQPGQMQIPSPVPGPHAYVSPTSGVDRSSLGEMGSASSFSSQQHLASSPQASSSLPHPAPGQPPAWPVALAAAAPSAAPGGLQAPGAFGVGSPRDARGGCPSGGDRDSRSEGAGSTAPGALPAPDGGEGSARTPRKGSQGPAAPSQTGSTPSRAGLLQRAGQQLSPSGQPNRFLSSVSGVVYDKGGEKWIARWSENGKPFKKTFAVGKHGFEAARMMAEESRLQALYAKQRNSGAAGGRPNSGKNNALFDPASPAPKGKGGAGRSASKGARDKQGATEGVLAPPGDAAPDGLPRGPLKPGADAVAASRAAGHRVVSSAASGGVSASPEAQRRRDGGFVAGQNALTVPSIPGRVAGSGGAVPGFSPYPQHPFSTHDSLFSSAASSLTPARDVAPHQAMPDAQFFPGKCADSAHLMGAASSVPSFRGQGLVNVSPHGLPPPSLCSDVNPQDSSACGAPQCLEHDGAGVAAAGGVAAAGGVAAAGGVAAAGGVAAAGGVAAAGGVAAAGGVAAAGGVAAAGGVAAAGGVAAAGGVAAAGGVAAAGGVAAAGGVAAAGGVAAAGGVAAAGGVAAAGGAAAAGGAAVDHPGLLSRSAGRDKAKPEGPVAGVCASARRRRKRDDEQDDKLLSRDVKLGMPKKTQRTDEAVCSRQASLSSEGIPGYAEGVAGDCALLAGVHPCHTSGYTPSHSPSSSLSSLVERANGEVGLKSSPFAVEDGKGEGGAREAVARPETGQVREAEDEGGVREGADSGAAGALAAPVLSAPRKRQQKQLARQLQRQEQLFRQQEALLQNQAELFTRLLHRRSLQPSKDQIRRTARDVSSLRRLPQLCLSSGIKECLVASASRASASLVKKETAAGGVSGSRTPGHASERRGFEGDARCNTLKHEVKQETAQGEGAAQGEGAAETTAYLEESASREGSGEIPASSPGSLRTRNGPCWWLIPPQEELKAAEALRALRVQRRAASREGKLLQAVLADGDALGLGGDASRAAQAEGDEDDEQEAIDRDAHDAGEEAQDDLGGMEGLEGGAGGAGAEEDGRGDDDGVQGRSDLREEADGATPLRLRSAASKLSCMRDDRAEESASHRLIKSVRFAQTGEPEGSVSGVEEKTASGEEDGNGAVETDERGSTEFSSAPCLLVPSQSCPSPLFPCTVPQLADQCLATLFALGAVRPHWRRQDRRRAFGWHVARVKPDLVLPSFQSCRFVRQAAALSAARNGKTQRAASASEPRLVYGDGEGGSASPDVLKTYVDAFRPLFSSPSSPPMEFLHLSATDVEVAIWQLEASGRSATVDSVYLTLDGLYEARTGRKLRLAPLAPSTQLCVGLASVSEPPAPRTGAPAAPTVPALPPPALPFLASTAGSSFVRPEHAAFASAACADSAASPARQGGREQEKGTSETQGDPKAAAGASDGAAPDALAMQAPCGAGGMGAERKGNWVPLAYNPEAKVLRQLNYLTAGVRVYIQVGVVEEALRAEQRRTPGSRENGKSPFGVPGSADADDELGATSVNSGATHGAINVSSLFLTVACPSISSATPAARPQFVVAEMVERRLQLPFGDQFLFRPLPLVSAALLASAPATVMGFSPAWICDLLRSGAMCLVRFTEKEGGKRSRGGGAQSVHATSSFFYSPPPIDLTSLSPSSAAQEPSAASLPSVSVSQQRGYDGVDACVSPSGAPPTSAAFSSTWSAKGLARASLQGAAASSDTPRSRLSSLPASALSLLSCSASMPASPPPRSGAAAEGSSLPSGRAPKPVCCPAAPGFETVRRCKCSHRRQELQTEIKQKLKQERKKCMAVIRDYPDLVLLVGARPPAPREKERVTKKNPGLQECRKNGVPGGAAGGMHTPRNASPQGAARGQNNAIPRSSKASDNSPAPSAVASPSSVGGISAACGLACARTSQLEILAYLVGVDPWKYAKNRQDAPKPEEIPGILARYKAAVRAPEYAQMLHQWKVENGRERSAESDVTGSVASPSSPSLNAHPSRRKQGRDSKGTPPVTTAGFAGARGAAPGAAPLDNASAVTPAELASDLARGAGDMERERDVEARSRLSAAPSELDGSLPRGAPGAAPGFASSSLAVPSSSAAALSGWSLSPGSPSRCPSTFSPPWQLPLVFPGAASTALSPQAQEELLRVQTAMSQMGVGTAICVRVKALLGLPAGTEQHVRGVVTQNALCFPWQRAAQTQAKAPGASASLEAAGVSVGAAARLGSGLHSGGGPEGLGAGTSLPGSSLTEQKEAGRGGKKSTAADSAASVVVNDRTEKDDSASPLGSLAGKRNSDAEKTEGTGFLTLSLNNRREEFILSFREVQCLFAQDDLRLVRTRARQWVSSFAQSQSGGDRKGPGDREDGERETSSGSGRARKYAVVLDDDFF; from the exons ATGGAGGGCACGACCCAGCAGAGCTGTCGCGGGGTGTTAGGGCGCCaccaggaggcgcagcggcctcttgGTGGCGGATCAGCATTGGCGTCTGGCTGTCTGCCTGGCGTAGAGGCCACTAAAGAACGCGATTGGGCTTCGACTCATGGCAGCCCCGtcccccctctctcctcgtctaAACCATTTACCTCGGATGCAACTCCGTTTTCGGTTCAAGTTGAATCTTCTTGCTCTTCTGTCTGGACTCGCCTCGActcccctcgccgccgcgcgtcggcggaCGGGGTGCTGCTGACTTCTTTCTCCGGCTCTCGTGGatcctcttcgctgtctttctctctcacTTCGCCCCCCATGCATTCTTGGGGGGATCTCCAAGGGAATGTCCACGACCCTCACCAGCACACGCTCCCGTGCAAGCCTCAAATGTGGGCGCCGCCCGAGAAGGGACTGCCGCAGAACGGTGGCGCACGTGAAACGACCCCGCAGTGTGGTGAAGGACAATATTTGGGCGCAAGTCGCCGTGACCTGCACTACGCCGCCAGTTTtctcgcagacgccggccGCCCATCTTTGCACTCGCAAGGTCGCATGCCTTCGGCGCCCCGGCATGACCCTGTCTCAACTTTGGAGTCGCCTGAGGGGGTGGCAAGCGGCCCCCCAGCCCCAGGCCGAAGCAacgccgaggctgcgcggctttcTTGCCTGGCTGGTCTCGCCGAAGGAGACATGAGACAACAAAGCGCGACTGAAGAGCGGATGTGTACCGCAGATTACGGCGCTAAGGTTCCATTTGCCGCAGCGCCTACGGGGTCTGCGACCAGAATATTGCCAGCTCATGACGAGGAGCGTCCCACGACGCCAGGCGCTGTGTCCGGGGTGGGAGCTGTTGGTCGCCTCGAAGGTCACGCATCAAGCGAGCAAACAGTGGTGAATAGAGCCACATCTCGCGCGAGGTCCTCAGACGCTCTTGCGTCATCAGGCCTCGCTGGAAACCTGGAGTATGCTTCAGCCCTGCGGCAAGACGAATCGGCGCGTCCTGCCCACGCGCGGACGACGGGTGGGAATGCGGAGGACCCTAGACAACTTCTAGATAGGGGCATGGGTTATCCGTCCTCCAGTAGCCTTCGAAATGTCTCTGTGGAGTCGCCGAGCCCAGGCGACGTTCTGCGAGACGTGGAGACACCGGTAGGCTTgacgcttccgcgtcgcgaAGTGGAAGTGCACCCGAGCCGACAGCCAACCAGCACGGGGGAGGCATCGGACGACACACTCGCGACTGCCTGCTTTCCACACTTTCCCGCGAAAGCCCTCGAAGCCGCATCACCCGAGTCACGCGGAAGCGCAGACCCGCGGGACGTCCAGGCGACACAGCTCCGCGGGGAGGCAAGCGTGCGAGACACTCACGCAGCCtgcctcgagggcggcgcctgcgctgtctgttcatccgccgccggccgagTCATTCCCGCCCCTCGCTTTCTGTCGCGGGAAATGGTGGtgcatgcggcgccgccccccagcGGGGCCGAagcgtcgccgtctggcggcgcccttcctggcgcggctgctggcgccttcgcgcacgcgcatggAGTTCCGGCGCTCTCCCAGGGAGCGCCGGACCCGGGGACGGTGAACCAGCTTGGAAGAGGCGAGGCTGAGGGTCGGAGCTTGGGCGACAGGGAGGGCGCGCCTAGGCAGGAAGGCGGCTGGGAGAGAcacagcgagggcgcggccgcggagggacgGCTGCCTtgtccgcgaggcgcgcctcgcgcgcctggagaCGCGCCAAACAGGGTTTTGCAGCGGGCTAGACAGGGAGGCGCAGCATATCCACAAGATCAGAGTTTTTGCGGCTCCCGTCTGCACCAGCCCCTTCCAGTGACTGGCGCAGGTCAAGGCGTGCCACGCCATGGAGGCGCCTGCATGGCTGGGGCATCCCAGGCTTCCGCCACACCGTTCGGTCACTCTCCCTCATTTCCAgaagcgtctgcgtcgcgtgcAGCTGTTTTTCCCGGTGATGTCCCGATGGCGTTTGCCGGCGCGACCCCCGTGGTCGCTTCGTCGTCTAGGCCAGCGAGGCCTCTTGCGTTGGCTCTGCACGCGCCCTCACGGGGACTGTCGCCATCGCCTTCTGCGACGGGCGCGTGCGACGCGAGCCAGACGCGGCACCCTGAAACCGCTCCTGCACAGCCAGGGCAGATGCAGATTCCGTCGCCAGTTCCAGGGCCGCACGCGTACGTGTCGCCTACGTCGGGCGTCGACAGGTCTTCCCTCGGCGAAATGGGgtccgcgtcttccttttcttctcagcAGCATcttgcgtcgtcgccgcaggcctcctcgtcgctgcctcaTCCCGCTCCCGGTCAGCCTCCCGCATGGCctgtcgcgctcgctgcagccgcaccaTCGGCCGCTCCGGGCGGCCTAcaggcgcctggcgcatTCGGCGTGGGATCtccgagagacgcgcgcggcggctgccctagtggaggcgacagagactCCCGGAGCGAGGGGGCTGGATCGACTGCGCCGGGCGCCCTTCCCGCTCCAGACGGTGGCGAGGGGAGCGCGCGGACTCCGCGGAAAGGGTCACAAGGCCCCGCTGCGCCCTCTCAGACGGGCTCCACGCCTTCTCGGGCAGGACTGCTGCAGCGGGCGGGACAGCAGCTCTCACCTAGCGGGCAGCCGAATCGGTTTCTGTCTTCTGTTTCCGGGGTGGTCTACGACAAGGGCGGGGAGAAGTGGATCGCGCGGTGGAGCGAGAACGGGAAGCCTTTCAAGAAGACGTTCGCCGTTGGCAAACACGGCTTTGAGGCCGCGCGGATGATGGCAGAGGAGTCGCGCCTCCAAGCTCTCTACGCGAAACAGCGAAACagtggcgctgcaggaggacGACCCAACTCGGGAAAGAATAACGCGCTTTTCgatcctgcgtcgcctgctccAAAAGGaaaaggcggcgcgggccgctCCGCGTCCAAAGGCGCTCGCGACAAGCAAGGCGCCACAGAGGGCGTCCTTGCACCGCCAGGTGATGCGGCGCCTGACGGGTTGCCGCGCGGACCGCTCAAgccaggcgccgacgccgtcgcggcgagccgcgcagcaggtCACCGCGTGGTGTCGTCAGCTGCTTCAGGTGGAGTAAGTGCCTCGCCAGAGgctcagcggcggagggatGGTGGGTTCGTTGCCGGTCAGAACGCTCTGACAGTGCCGTCGATTCCAGGCAGAGTTGCAGGGTCGGGCGGTGCTGTGCCGGGCTTCTCGCCGTATCCGCAGCACCCGTTTTCGACCCACGACAGTCTGTtttcgtctgcggcttcctcccTCACTCCTGCCCGAGATGTGGCGCCTCATCAGGCGATGCCAGACGCCCAGTTTTTTCCGGGGAAGTGCGCCGACTCGGCGCACCTCATGGGAGCAGCTTCATCGGTCCCCTCGTTTCGGGGGCAAGGACTTGTAAACGTGTCGCCGCACGGGCTGCCTCCTCCAAGCCTCTGTTCAGACGTCAATCCCCAGGATTCATCGGCTTGCGGCGCTCCCCAGTGTCTAGAAcacgacggcgcaggcgtggctgcagcaggcggcgtggctgcagcaggcggtgtggctgcagcaggcggcgtggctgcagcaggcggtgtggctgcagcaggcggcgtggctgcagcaggcggtgtggctgcagcaggcggcgtggctgcagcaggcggtgtggctgcagcaggcggcgtggctgcagcaggcggtgtggctgcagcaggcggtgtggctgcagcaggcggtgtggctgcagcaggcggtgtggctgcagcaggcggtgtggctgcagcaggcggtgtggctgcagcaggcggcgtggctgcagcaggcggcgtggctgcagcaggcggcgcggctgcagcaggcggcgcggctgttGACCACCCGGGCCTCCTGTCTCGAAGCGCCGGGAGGGACAAGGCGAAGCCCGAAGGCCCTGTGGCTGGTGTATGCGCCAgtgcgcgccgacgcagaaagCGCGACGATGAGCAAGACGACAAGCTCCTGAGTCGCGACGTGAAACTAGGGATGCCGAAGAAAACCCAACGAACCGACGAGGCTGTGTGTTCTCGCCAGGCCTCGCTCAGCTCAGAGGGAATACCGGGTTACGCAGAGGGGGTCGCTGGCGACTGCGCTCTGCTGGCGGGCGTCCACCCTTGCCACACCTCAGGCTACACACCTTCGCactctccctcctcgtcgctttcgTCTCTGGTCGAACGAGCGAATGGGGAAGTCGGCCTCAAGTCTTCCCCTTTCGCCGTCGAGGACGGCaaaggcgagggaggggcTCGGGAGGCTGTTGCGCGGCCGGAGACAGGACAAGTtagagaggcggaggacgaaggaggcgtccgcgaaggcgcagacagtggcgccgctggcgcgctgGCCGCCCCAGTTCTTTCCGCGCCGAGGAAGCgacagcagaagcagctggCGCGGCAGCTTCAGCGCCAGGAGCAGCTCTTTCGGCAGCAGGAAGCTCTTCTCCAGAACCAGGCGGAACTCTTTACGCGCTTGCTCCATCGTCGATCTCTCCAGCCCAGCAAGGACCAAATCCGGCGCACTGCCAGGGACGtgtcgtcgctgcggcgtctgcctcagcTGTGTCTGTCCTCCGGCATCAAGGAGTGTCTGGTTGCGTCGGCTTCGCGGGCCTCAGCCTCGTTggtgaagaaggagacggccGCTGGTGGGGtgagcggcagccgcactCCTGGCCATGCGAGCGAGCGACGGGGTTTtgaaggagacgcgagatGCAACACGCTCAAACACGAGGTGAAACAAGAgaccgcgcagggcgagggcgctgctCAGggtgaaggcgccgccgagaccaCCGCCTACCTTGAGGAGAGTGCTTCTcgcgaaggaagcggagagatCCCTGCGAGTTCCCCTGGAAGCCTACGCACACGAAACGGGCCGTGCTGGTGGCTCATCCCGCCGCAGGAAGAACtgaaggccgccgaggccctTCGGGCTCTCAGagtccagcgccgcgcggcctcgcgcgaagGCAAGTTGCTTCAGGCCGTTCTTGCGGATGGCGACGCGCTGGGACTTGGTGGCGACGCTTCGcgggccgcgcaggcggaaggTGACGAGGACGATGAGCAGGAGGCCATCGACCGCGACGCCCACGACGCTGGAGAGGAGGCACAAGACGATTTGGGGGGCATGGAAGGCCttgagggcggcgcgggcggtgctggcgctgaggaggacgggagaggcgacgacgacggagtGCAGGGCCGCTCGGACCTACGGGAGGaagccgacggcgcgacTCCGCTTCGACTGCGTTCAGCGGCCAGCAAGTTGTCTTGCATGCGAGACGACAGAGCGGAGGAGTCGGCGTCGCACAGACTGATCAAGAGCGTCCGCTTTGCTCAGACTGGCGAGCCTGAGGGCAGCGTCTCGGGTGTggaggagaagacggcgtCTGGCGAGGAAGATGGAAACGGGGCTGTGGAGACGGATGAACGAG GATCCACGGAGTTCTCCTCGGCACCGTGCCTGCTTGTGCCGTCGCAGTCTTGCCCGTCTCCACTGTTTCCATGCACCGTGCCTCAGTTGGCTGATCAGTGCCTGGCGACGCTCTTTGCCTTGGGCGCGGTGAGGCCGCACTGGCGGAGACAAGACCGGAGAAGAGCTTTTGGCTGGCACGTCGCGCGTGTCAAACCTGACCTGGTCCTCCCGAGTTTCCAGTCCTGCCGATTTGTGAGACAGGCAGCGGCTCTGTCGGCCGCGCGGAACGGTAAGACGCAACGCGCGGCGAGTGCCTCGGAGCCACGCCTGGTCTACGGAGacggggagggagggagcgCGAGCCCTGACGTCCTCAAGACGTATGTCGACGCCTTTCGTCcgctcttctcttcgccctcgtcccCTCCGATGGAGTTCCTGCACCTCTCCGCGACAGACGTGGAAGTGGCGATCTGGCAGCTCGAGGCATCCGGAAGGTCCGCCACGGTTGACAGCGTCTACCTGACTCTCGACGGGCTGTACGAGGCCCGCACTGGGCGgaagctgcgcctcgctccgctcgcgccttctACACAACTCTGCGTCGGCTTGGCATCCGTCTCTGAACCCCCCGCGCCACGCaccggcgcgcctgctgcgccgacagtccctgcgctgccgccaccGGCCTTGCCCTTCCTCGCGTCGACCGCGGGCTCGTCGTTCGTCCGTCCGGAGCAcgccgctttcgcctccgcggcgtgtgcggactccgcagcgtcgcccgcgagacagggaggccgcgagcaAGAAAAGGGCACTTCAGAGACTCAGGGAGACCCGAaagctgctgcgggcgcctcggaCGGAGCAGCGCCGGATGCGCTCGCCATGCAGGCGCCGTGTGGAGCCGGCGGAATgggagcagagagaaaaggaaactGGGTGCCGCTGGCGTACAACCCCGAAGCGAAAGTGCTGCGGCAGTTGAACTACCTTACCGCAGGCGTTCGGGTCTATATTCAGGTGGGGGTCGTAGAGGAGGCGCTTCGTGccgagcagcggcgcactCCGGGGTCTCGGGAGAACGGCAAAAGTCCGTTCGGCGTCCCCGGGAGTgcggacgcagacgacgagctTGGCGCGACTTCAGTGAACAGCGGCGCCACCCACGGGGCCATCaacgtctcctctctgttccTCACGGTCGCGTGCCCCAGTATCTCGTCAGCAActcccgccgcgaggccgcagttCGTCGTAGCCGAGATGGTCGaacggcgtctgcagctgccctTCGGCGACCAGTTCCTCTTTCGGCCGCTTCcgctcgtctctgctgccctgctggcgtccgcgcccgcgactgTCATGGGCTTCAGTCCTGCGTGGATCTGCGACCTCCTGCGGAGCGGCGCCATGTGTCTGGTGCGCTTCACAGAGAAGGAGGGAGGGAAGCGGTCGAGAGGTGGAGGCGCCCAGAGCGTCCACGCCACTTCGTCCTTCTTCTACAGCCCGCCCCCCATCGACCTtacctcgctgtcgccttcttcggctgCTCAGGAGCCATCTGCAGCGAGTCTGCCGTCGGTGTCTGTGTCGCAACAGCGGGGCTATGATGGAGTTGACGCGTGCGTTTCGccgtctggcgcgccgcccaccTCCGCTGCGTTTTCGTCCACGTGGAGCGCGAAAGGACTGGCTAGAGCCTCGCTGCAgggggctgcggcctcctccgaCACGCCCCGCTCCCGGCTCTCGTCCCTGCCAGCCTCCGCGTTGTCTCTGTTGTCTTGCTCTGCGTCGatgcccgcgtcgcctccgcccaggtcgggcgcggcggccgaaggcAGTTCGCTGCCTTCTGGGCGGGCGCCGAAGCCTGTATGCTGccccgcagcgcctggctTCGAGACTGTGCGGCGATGTAAGTGCAGTCACCGGCGtcaggagctgcagacggAGATCAAGCAGAAACTGAagcaggagaggaagaagtgCATGGCTGTGATTCGAGACTACCCAGACCTCGTCCTCCtggtcggcgcgcggccgccggctccTCGTGAGAAGGAACGGGTCACCAAGAAGAACCCAGGCTTGCAGGAGTGCCGAAAAAACGGGGttccaggcggcgccgcaggaggcatgcacacgcccagaaacgcgtcgccgcagggcgcggcgcgcggacaAAACAACGCAATACCAAGATCCAGCAAGGCATCCGACAACAGccccgcgccgtcggccgtcgcctcgccctcaaGCGTGGGCGGCATCTCGGCTGCGTGTGGGCTGGCATGCGCGCGAACGTCCCAGTTGGAGATCTTGGCATACCTGGTGGGCGTCGACCCCTGGAAGTACGCGAAAAACCGGCAGGACGCACCCAAGCCGGAAGAAATTCCCGGCATCTTGGCGAGGTACAAAGCCGCTGTGCGCGCGCCTGAGTACGCACAGATGCTGCACCAATGGAAGGTGGAGAACGGGCGCGAGCGCtctgcggagagcgacgTCACGGGGAGTGTGGCGAGCCCGTCGTCCCCCTCGCTGAATGCGCATCCGTCCCGCAGAAAACAGGGCCGCGACAGCAAGGGAACCCCGCCGGTTACCACCGCaggcttcgccggcgcccgaggAGCAGCGCCCGGTGCCGCACCGCTCGACAATGCATCCGCGGTTACGCCGGCGGAGTTGGCGTCGGAtctcgcacgcggcgcaggagacatggagagagaacgagacgTCGAGGCGAggtcgcgtctctccgccgcgccctcagAGCTCGATGGCAGccttccgcgaggcgcgccgggcgccgcgcctgggttcgcgtcgtcgtccctCGCTgtgccgtcctcctccgccgcagcgcttTCCGGATGGAGTCTCAGCCCCGGCAGCCCGAGTCGGTGTCCCAGCAccttctcgcctccgtgGCAGTTGCCCCTGGTCTTCcctggcgcggcgtcgacggcgctttcgccgcaggcgcaggaagAGCTCCTTCGTGTTCAGACGGCCATGTCGCAGATGGGAGTCGGAACGGCgatctgcgtgcgcgtgaaGGCCCTTCTCGGCCTCCCCGCGGGAACTGAGCAGCATGTGCGAGGCGTCGTCACGCAAAACGCCCTCTGCTTCCCCTggcagcgcgcagcgcagacgcaggcgaaggcacCTGGGGCAAGCGCGAGCTTGGAGGCCGCTGGGGTGTCGGtcggggcggccgcgcggctgggcTCTGGGCtccacagcggcggcggtccTGAAGGGCTCGGCGCAGGAACGAGCCTGCCAGGGAGCAGCCTCACCGAGCAGAAGGaggcggggcgaggcgggaagaagagcacagccgcagactccgccgcgagcgtgGTGGTGAACGACAGGACGGAGAAAGAcgacagcgcgtcgccgctcggcAGTCTCGCCGGCAAGCGGAACAGTGACGCGGAAAAGACCGAGGGAACCGGCTTCCTCACCCTCTCGCTGAACAACAGAAGGGAAGAATTCATCCTCAGCTTCCGCGAAGTCCAGTGCCTCTTCGCGCAAGACGATCTGCGACTTGTgcgaacgcgcgcgcgccagtgGGTCAGCTCCTTCGCTCAGTCGCAGTcgggcggagacagaaaagGCCCTGGAGACCgcgaagacggagagcgGGAAACATCTTCCGGGAGCGGCCGAGCTCGAAAGTATGCGGTCGTCCTCGACGACGATTTCTTCTGA